The following nucleotide sequence is from Nautilia sp. PV-1.
TTAGACGAACCGACAAATAATCTGGATATAAAAAATCAGGTAAATATATTAAAATTAATTAGAAACTACAGCAAAAATAAAGAAATTTTGAGTATTTTAGTCATGCATGATATAAATCTTGCTTTAAAATTCTGTGATAAATTTATATTTATGAAAAACGGTAAAATAGAAGAAGAGGGTGATATAAGTATAATTAATGGAGATATTATAAAAAAAATCTATGACATAGATGTAGAAATATGCGAATATAAGAATGATAAAATTATTATTATAAAGTAAATGAATGGTCGTTTAATCTAACTTTAAGTTTTGTTTTATAAAATTTCAGTAAGCCTTTTAAAAAGTTTCTTCAAGAAGGAAATGTTTTCCTTCTTATCTTCTGTTAAGTGTCTGTCACTAATCATTAAATAAAGATAATATTTAATTCTTTTTTAAATATTGACGGTTTTGTCTGTTTTCTATAACAACAAGTTATGCTATGGCCATAAGATTAAGTTAATTGTATTAAACAATTAGACTTGTATAAAATTGGGACCGTAAATTAATAAAAACAGTTAATTATTGGTTCTAAAAATATATAAGAATAATGTTTTTTTAAGTTTTTTTTAAAAAAATGAGTTACAATTCACTATAAAAATTAACAAAGGAGTTTACAATGCATATTCCTGACGGATATTTATCACCTGAAACATGTGTTGCAGCTTATGCAGTTGCAGTACCTTTATGGGTGTACGGTTTTAAGAAACTAAAAGAAACTTTAAATGAAAAAACACTTCCATTGCTTGGAGCTGTGAGCGCTTTAAGCTTTGTTATTATGATGTTTAATATACCTGTTCCAGGCGGAACAACAGCACATCCTGTCGGAGCGGTGTTGATATCGATACTGTTTGGACCTTGGGTTGGATATGTTTCAGTTTCCTTGGTATTGCTTATACAGGCTATTGTTTTTGGAGACGGCGGAATTACGACATGGGCTGTTAATTCTTTATCGATGGGATTTATAGGAAGTTTTGTAGGTTATTATGTGTTTCAAGCGCTTAAAAATTATAAATTCAGTCCGTTTATTGCTGGTTATGTAGGTATAGTGTGTTCAGCTTTATTTACCGGTACTGTATTAGGAATTCAGCCGATTTTTTGGACAGCACACGGGCATCCTCTGTATTTTCCGTTTGATTTGAAAGTTTCAATACCTGCTATGGTTATTGCACATCTGGTAATAGGTTTTGCTGAAGGTACATTAACACAGATTGTTTATTCATTATTATCTAAAAATGTTGCTGAAAGGATGATGGCATGAGTGTAAAACATAATGATAGTCCAAAAACTTTTGGTGAAAAAATTGCTGAAATGAGTACTACTAAAAAGATAGTTTTGTCGGTTTTAGCGATTTTAATAGTATTTGTTCCATTAGGACTGTTAGACAGTGCAGATGCTTACGGAGAATGGGATCCAAGCTGGTATAAAGAGCATTTAGGATTTGTACCACAGGGTCTTGTAGAATGGGGTAATAAATTCCAGTTTCCGCATTTATTGCCTGATTACGGAATTCCGGGAGCAAATGAAGTATTAGGTTATTATGTCAGTGCTATAGTAGGTGTTGTTTTGCTTTTTGCAGTTTATTTTATACTTGCAAAAATAATTTCAAATAAAAATAGCAGCAAATGAAACAAATACTTCTTTTTTTCTTTTTCTTTTTGATTTTGTCATTAAAGAATATCGAATATTTGGCGTTAGCTTTTGCGGTTGTTGAATTAATAGCTTTTAAAAATGCCTGGAAACTGAGTAAAAAAGTTATAAAATCTATATTTTTCTTTAATCTTAGCGTAAGTATAGGCTATCTGATTTTAAGCATTTTTAAAAGTATTAATCCATGGTATTATATAGCGTATATAAATCTTAAAGTTTTTACTTTGACCTTGTTTGTTTTTTGGTTTTTCTCAAAAGTCAGTATTATAGAATTTTTTTCATTTTCAAAAGAAATGAGTTATCTGCTTACTATAACGCTTTCTCAGATATATTCTTATAAAAAAACGTTTGAAGACTTCAGAATGGCTTTTAAAGCCAGAGTTGTAAATTTGAGAAATAAAGAAAAAGTGTTTGTAAAAAATGTATTTATGTTTTTCTTGAAAAAATCGATGCATGACGCACATGAAAGAGCTTTGGCAATGAGAGCCAGAGGGTTTTTTGATGATGGGAGTAAAAA
It contains:
- a CDS encoding energy-coupling factor transporter transmembrane component T; amino-acid sequence: MKQILLFFFFFLILSLKNIEYLALAFAVVELIAFKNAWKLSKKVIKSIFFFNLSVSIGYLILSIFKSINPWYYIAYINLKVFTLTLFVFWFFSKVSIIEFFSFSKEMSYLLTITLSQIYSYKKTFEDFRMAFKARVVNLRNKEKVFVKNVFMFFLKKSMHDAHERALAMRARGFFDDGSKNE
- a CDS encoding PDGLE domain-containing protein; its protein translation is MSVKHNDSPKTFGEKIAEMSTTKKIVLSVLAILIVFVPLGLLDSADAYGEWDPSWYKEHLGFVPQGLVEWGNKFQFPHLLPDYGIPGANEVLGYYVSAIVGVVLLFAVYFILAKIISNKNSSK
- the cbiM gene encoding cobalt transporter CbiM, with protein sequence MHIPDGYLSPETCVAAYAVAVPLWVYGFKKLKETLNEKTLPLLGAVSALSFVIMMFNIPVPGGTTAHPVGAVLISILFGPWVGYVSVSLVLLIQAIVFGDGGITTWAVNSLSMGFIGSFVGYYVFQALKNYKFSPFIAGYVGIVCSALFTGTVLGIQPIFWTAHGHPLYFPFDLKVSIPAMVIAHLVIGFAEGTLTQIVYSLLSKNVAERMMA